DNA sequence from the Streptomyces sp. CA-210063 genome:
ACGTTCCGGGGTCGGAGCCCGGAGACGTCAGCAAGGTGTCCGTCACGGCGGACGGCGAGCCGGTGCCCTACCGCGTCGAGGACGGGCTGGACGCACGGATCGTGATCGGTGACCCCGATGCGACGGTGACCGGGACCCACCGGTACCGGATCGAGTACACCCTGCCGCACCTAGGGGACGAGGAGTGGCTGGCGTGGGATGCCGTCGGCACGAAGTGGGACGTGCCCGTCGGGCACGTCGACGTGCACCTGGCCGCCCCGTTCGCCCTGCAACGGCCGAGCTGCATGTCGGGATCGTCCGGTTCGCACGAGGACTGTGCGACGCAGCGGCAGCCCGTACCGGGACAACTGGACGTGGCGCAGGACGCGCTGGAGGCGCAAGAGGGTCTGACGCTGTACGCGGAGGTCGGAGATGCCGACGGGGGCGGCGCCGCGGCGCTGCCGAAGGCGCCCGGCGGACGGGCGGCTGCCGCCGAGGCGGGGGACGGCGTCGCGGCCGGGTGGCTGTGGGCCACGGGGATCGCCCTCGCCGCGACGGCCGTGGTCGCGGAGCTGGTGCGGCTGTCGGGGCGAGAGCGGGTCCAGGGGGCGGACGGCCGGACCCGGCGGATGGACGTTCGCCGGCTGGGTGCCTCGGTCACACCGAACGGTGAGCCGCCCGCGGGCATCGCTCCCGCCCACGCCGGCATCCTGCTCACCGACCGGGTGCGCCAGGAACACCTGGCGGCGTGGCTGCTGACCGCGGCGGCGGACGGGCATCTGGCCATCAGCGGCAAGAAGAAGCCCGTGCTGCACCAGGCCGACGAGCGGTCGGCCGGCTCCGCCGACCCGCTGACGGCGGAGGTGCTCCAGGCCGTGTTCGCCCGTAAGCCGCGCGTCCCGCTGGGCCAGTACAACGGGGCGTTCGCCATCGCCTGGAACCTGCTGCGGCACCGGCTCGAGGACTGGCGGCGCACGGGTGGCGACGGGCTGTGGGAGCCGTCCGGGGAGCGGCGCCGCCGGATCGCCCTGTGGGGCGGCGCGGTGGCCGCGGCCGCCGGAACGGTCGTCGTGGGGGTCACGGCGACGGACGTGGCGGATCCTGGCGCAGACTGGCGGACGCCGCTGGCAGTCGGCGCGGCACTGGCCGGCGCCGGGCTCGCGGCCCTCGTGCGGGCCTGGGAACTGCGGACACGCACCGTGCGCGGCTCCCACCTGTGGTGCCAGGCGGAGGCCTACCGGCGCCATCTGGCCGAATCCGAGCGGCATGGCTGGGAGAAGCGTGCCGAGGACGAGATCGCGTGGGCCGTGGCCCTCGGCGAGGCCGAGGCATGGACGGCAGCGGCGGCAGCGGCCGACGCGGCGAACGCGCATGCGTCCCGCACCCGGGCACGGACGGCCATACCCGGGGACGACGCGACGCTCCGGCCCCACCTCGCCACATACCTGCCGCTGGCGGCCGTTTCCGCCGCCACCGACCCGTCGTCCGGCGGCTCGGGTTCCTTCTCGGGTTCCTCGTCTGGCGGTTACAGCGGCGGAGGCGACAGCGGAGGGGCCGGCGGCGGAGACGGTGGCGGGGGCGGCGGCTCATGGTGACTACGGCGCGCCCGGCCTGACTCCCACCACCCCGCCTCGTACAGCGCGTGCGCCGCGCGCCGCACCACCCCGCCTCGTACAGCGCGTGCGCCGCGCGCCGCACCACGTCGCAGCGGCGCTGGGCGGCCACGGGCTGGAAGGTGACCGGGCGGTCGGCCCCGGCCGCGCCGATGCGGACGTCGCGGCCGGCTGCTGGGTCATATCGAACGGGTAGGTGAAGGGGGGCCAGCCGGGCCGACGACGGTGACCGGTACCCTCCGCACCCGCCTCGAACGCCGTGGTCGCATGGTCGCCGGATGCCGCCGTCCCCACCCGTAGCACCAGCTACGAACCCGCGACCATCACACCTCACCCAACCTCACAGGCGAAACAGGCATCAAGCCTCATAGCGACCTCTGACAGGCCATGTCACGTTCACGCTCCGTCAGCGTGACATGGCCCGAGTCCCGTCTCGGGGCGGCGGACACTCCCCCAGCGCCGCAGCTCCCGCGTCAGCTCCTGGTGCCACGCCTTACGGCGCGGCGCGCGGTGGCCGTCGGGCGGGGTGCCAAGGGCGACCGCGGGGCTGCCGATCCAGCCGATGGCCGCGGCGATCCAGAACCATCCGGACAGCACACCGAAGACGAGCAGGGGCACCAGCACGGGTGACCACTCCCAGGACGCCGGCCGCGAAGCGCAGCTCCCGGTGCCCCTGGACCGGGGCGTCCATCCCGGTAGCCAGGAGACCGAACAGCAGCTGGAAGACGGCGAGGGCGACCCAGCCCCAGCCGATCAGCGGCGCCACCGCGAGCAGCACGGCCCCGAGCATGTGCATCCGCGCTGACCGTGTGAGGGCGGTCTTGCTGACCTGCCGGTGCGGCTCTTCCCTTTTCGCCGGGGCCTGGGCTTCGTATCAGCAGCGCTGATCCGGCGTTGACCAGCTGCGCGAACAGCGCCTCATAGGCCGGATGGTCTTCAGGCAGGCCCTGTAACTCCTGGAGGGACTCCGAACTACGCCGTCTGGACGCGGGAGCGACACAACGTGTTCCACTGGCTCCGCAAAGTTGACCACCAGCCCTACTGCGCCCTCAAACCACTGGTGGAGCCAGCACCTGGTCGATCGCCGGCAAGG
Encoded proteins:
- a CDS encoding DUF2207 domain-containing protein; translated protein: MRARSVGWRRRRDAVLLLVGAVLVGLVGLLGAVLGEPGERITRMWVGAEIRTDRTARITEVIDYDFNGEQRHGIYRDVPGSEPGDVSKVSVTADGEPVPYRVEDGLDARIVIGDPDATVTGTHRYRIEYTLPHLGDEEWLAWDAVGTKWDVPVGHVDVHLAAPFALQRPSCMSGSSGSHEDCATQRQPVPGQLDVAQDALEAQEGLTLYAEVGDADGGGAAALPKAPGGRAAAAEAGDGVAAGWLWATGIALAATAVVAELVRLSGRERVQGADGRTRRMDVRRLGASVTPNGEPPAGIAPAHAGILLTDRVRQEHLAAWLLTAAADGHLAISGKKKPVLHQADERSAGSADPLTAEVLQAVFARKPRVPLGQYNGAFAIAWNLLRHRLEDWRRTGGDGLWEPSGERRRRIALWGGAVAAAAGTVVVGVTATDVADPGADWRTPLAVGAALAGAGLAALVRAWELRTRTVRGSHLWCQAEAYRRHLAESERHGWEKRAEDEIAWAVALGEAEAWTAAAAAADAANAHASRTRARTAIPGDDATLRPHLATYLPLAAVSAATDPSSGGSGSFSGSSSGGYSGGGDSGGAGGGDGGGGGGSW